A genomic segment from Malus domestica chromosome 05, GDT2T_hap1 encodes:
- the LOC103434932 gene encoding protein S40-1, which produces MNLAMADYEFQESEVIFSMDNLDFETCLDFRRHHQNDKSNVSKKKKMGKINNTDGNNNIIKSVPVKIPNNMFSGSEDDSDGDYYKEEEWDGGEMVPPHLIVRRRIAGKMAFSVCTGNGRTLKGRDLSRVRNSILRMTGFLEA; this is translated from the coding sequence ATGAATCTAGCCATGGCCGACTACGAGTTTCAAGAATCTGAGGTCATCTTCTCCATGGATAATCTCGACTTCGAGACCTGCTTGGATTTCCGGCGTCACCATCAAAACGACAAGTCGAATgtctcgaagaagaagaaaatggggaAGATTAACAACACCGACGGCAACAATAATATTATCAAGTCTGTGCCGGTGAAAATCCCCAACAACATGTTCAGCGGCTCCGAGGACGACAGCGACGGAGACTACTACAAGGAGGAGGAGTGGGACGGGGGAGAAATGGTGCCGCCGCATCTGATTGTGCGCCGGCGTATTGCCGGGAAGATGGCGTTCTCCGTGTGCACAGGCAACGGGCGGACGCTTAAAGGAAGGGATTTGAGTCGAGTCCGGAATTCGATTCTCAGAATGACTGGTTTCTTGGAAGCTTAG